The Girardinichthys multiradiatus isolate DD_20200921_A chromosome 24, DD_fGirMul_XY1, whole genome shotgun sequence genome has a window encoding:
- the hpxb gene encoding hemopexin — MELVVTKTLFLCVLFTVSTAAPLQDAAVEDGDTSPAVVDRCAGVEFDAITPNEKGKTLFFKGDHLWNGFTGSAQLSTLYFKELNGPVNAAFRMHNTENPDDHDHIYLFQDDKVYSYFNQNLEEGYPKQIEEDFPGVPTHLDAAVECPKGECMTDSVLFFKGQDAHVYDITTKTVKTKTWSHLPSCTSAFRWLEHYYCFHGHNFTRFNPVSGEVTGTYPKDARHYFINCPNFGHGGDRKPLKCSDVKLNAATTDDGGRTYFFAGPIYMRVDSHRDGFHAFPITRAWEEVNDGVDAVFSYDNKIYLIKGDQVYIYKADAHFTLIEGYPKTITEELGIEGPVDAAFVCPNENIAHIIQGNRMRDIVLTATPRVVGRVVPLPLSNIDASLCGEDGIKIFRGSQFYRYESPMILAMGRIAPVPVAITSAIMPCED; from the exons ATGGAGCTGGTGGTCACTAAAACTCTGTTTCTGTGCGTGCTGTTTACCGTCTCCACCGCAGCACCACT GCAAGATGCAGCAGTAGAAG ATGGTGATACAAGTCCTGCAGTTGTAGACCGTTGTGCTGGTGTAGAGTTCGACGCCATCACGCctaatgaaaaaggaaaaactctCTTCTTTAAAG GTGACCATCTGTGGAATGGCTTCACTGGTTCAGCTCAGCTCTCCACTCTGTACTTTAAGGAGCTGAATGGTCCTGTTAACGCTGCTTTCCGTATGCACAACACTGAAAACCCAGATGATCATGATCACATCTACCTTTTCCAG GATGATAAAGTGTACAGTTACTTTAACCAAAATCTGGAGGAGGGGTATCCAAAACAAATTGAAGAGGATTTTCCTGGAGTGCCCACTCACCTCGATGCGGCAGTGGAGTGTCCCAAAGGAGAGTGCATGActgattcagttttgttttttaaag GACAGGATGCGCATGTTTATGATATTACCACAAAAACAGTGAAGACCAAGACATGGTCCCACCTGCCCTCCTGCACTTCTGCTTTCCGCTGGCTCGAGCACTACTACTGTTTCCACGGACACAACTTTACCCGCTTCAACCCCGTCTCAGGAGAGGTGACTGGAACCTACCCCAAAGATGCCCGACATTACTTCATAAACTGCCCCAACTTTG GTCATGGAGGTGATCGTAAACCCCTTAAATGCAGTGACGTCAAGCTGAATGCAGCCACCACAGATGATGGAGGCAGGACGTATTTCTTTGCAG gtCCAATCTACATGCGAGTGGACAGCCACCGTGATGGGTTTCATGCTTTCCCAATAACAAGGGCATGGGAGGAAGTGAATGACGGAGTTGATGCGGTTTTCTCCTATGACAACAAGATCTACTTGATTAAG GGCGATCAGGTTTACATCTATAAAGCAGATGCTCACTTCACCTTGATTGAAGGCTACCCTAAAACCATCACGGAGGAGCTGGGCATTGAGGGACCTGTGGATGCTGCTTTTGTATGTCCAAATGAAAACATAGCTCACATAATTCAAG GGAACAGGATGCGTGACATTGTCCTCACTGCCACACCCAGGGTTGTTGGTCGAGTTGTGCCATTGCCGCTGTCTAACATTGATGCCAGTCTGTGCGGTGAAGACGgaattaaaatattcagaggcTCGCAGTTTTATCGCTATGAGAGCCCCATGATACTGGCGATGGGCAGGATCGCTCCTGTGCCTGTGGCCATCACCTCAGCAATTATGCCATGCGAGGATTAG
- the LOC124861708 gene encoding gap junction alpha-3 protein-like → MGDWSFLVRLLENAQEHSTVIGKVWLTVLFIFRILVLGAAAEEVWGDEQSDFTCNTQQPGCENVCYDEAFPISHIRFWVLQIIFVSTPTLIYLGHVLHIVRMEEKRREREEDLRKAGRHQEDLDPFYHNGVSDGGGGGSRKEKLPIRDEHGKIRIRGALLRTFIFNIIFKTLFEVGFILGQYFLYGFHLRPLYKCGRWPCPNTVDCFISRPTEKTIFIIFMLVVACVSLVLNLLEIYHLGWKKVKHGVMKEFAPDGLSLIGVNGAGDAETIPKQTSPPVLECLPVCSNVCVAGAGTTGGGTYSPTGTSHTVISLNPSMTRIPMSKGLNVDSATFHQDDFLMESLPASVYGESEESHGHLAEMQQNWRNTALELHNLNEENSPAYPSPFPLTNSSQEELTSLEEKKRSTFPTLPRNTPLSPLAPEETAVDSGYTNFTAPSIEPHDDFTVITRVEMHPPPTSVGTDLRRQGSKISGARARPNDLFV, encoded by the exons ATGGGTGACTGGAGCTTTCTAGTGCGGCTGTTGGAGAATGCTCAAGAACACTCCACTGTGATTGGAAAG GTTTGGCTTACCGTTCTATTCATTTTCCGTATCTTGGTTCTTGGCGCAGCCGCTGAAGAAGTTTGGGGTGACGAGCAGTCGGACTTCACCTGTAATACCCAGCAGCCTGGTTGCGAGAATGTCTGCTACGATGAGGCCTTCCCCATCTCTCATATCCGTTTCTGGGTGCTGCAGATCATTTTTGTCTCTACGCCCACTCTCATCTACCTTGGCCATGTGCTGCATATTGTGCGCATGGAGGAGAAGAGaagggagagggaggaagatCTCAGAAAAGCTGGACGACATCAGGAGGACCTTGACCCTTTCTATCACAATGGAGTCagtgatggaggaggaggaggtagtaGAAAGGAGAAACTCCCAATCCGGGATGAGCATGGGAAGATCCGGATCCGTGGGGCATTGTTAAGGACCTTTATCTTCAACATCATCTTCAAGACTCTGTTTGAGGTGGGCTTTATCTTGGGGCAGTACTTCCTATACGGCTTTCACCTGAGGCCACTTTATAAATGTGGCCGCTGGCCCTGCCCGAACACTGTGGACTGCTTCATCTCCAG GCCTACTGAAAAGACAATCTTCATAATTTTCATGCTTGTGGTAGCATGTGTCTCACTGGTCCTCAACCTACTTGAGATCTACCACCTGGGCTGGAAGAAAGTTAAGCACGGAGTCATGAAGGAGTTTGCTCCAGACGGTCTGTCACTGATAGGTGTCAATGGAGCTGGAGATGCAGAGACGATTCCTAAACAGACCTCTCCCCCGGTGCTCGAGTGTTTGCCAGTGTGTTCTAATGTGTGCGTGGCGGGGGCTGGTACAACTGGAGGAGGAACTTACAGTCCAACTGGAACCTCCCATACAGTAATCTCCTTAAACCCTAGCATGACTAGAATACCTATGTCTAAAGGGCTTAATGTAGATAGTGCTACTTTTCACCAAGATGATTTCCTGATGGAGTCACTGCCTGCTTCTGTCTACGGTGAGAGTGAAGAGAGCCACGGACACCTTGCAGAGATGCAGCAGAATTGGAGAAACACGGCTTTGGAGCTTCACAATCTAAATGAGGAAAATTCCCCCGCATATCCATCTCCTTTCCCACTTACCAACTCCTCTCAGGAAGAGTTGACAAGTCTGGAAGAGAAGAAACGCTCCACATTTCCAACACTTCCTCGCAATACACCTCTATCTCCACTCGCGCCTGAGGAGACAGCTGTGGATTCAGGATACACTAATTTCACAGCACCTAGCATTGAACCACATGATGACTTCACAGTGATAACAAGGGTGGAGATGCATCCACCTCCCACTTCTGTAGGGACAGACTTAAGGAGGCAAGGAAGCAAGATAAGTGGTGCCCGAGCTCGCCCCAATGATCTGTTCGTGTAG